A segment of the Lycium ferocissimum isolate CSIRO_LF1 chromosome 10, AGI_CSIRO_Lferr_CH_V1, whole genome shotgun sequence genome:
CATGCAACGAAGCGGAAAATTCCAACTTAGGTTTATAGCTGAAATCTTGAAACACTAGAAAAAAGATACTTAATAAAGTTGATGATATCAACTTTTGCTATTTGAAGACTCCTTTAATCTCGGATTCAACTTATATAGTCgttattataaatatttttatattattggtgTGAGGGGAAGAGCTAGAAGCTGGCTAGTAAAACCCAACAAATAATTTTAGTCTAAACTTAGTATTTGTATTAACAATTCATTGATTatgtacaaaaattaaatttagaatCTAATAACCAACACTTGATGTCACCATCTTAGAATTTAGAATTTAGAACCTATAAAGTTCAAATCCTTTCTCCGCTTCATAGGTGTAATATAACCCATTATAACAATTGTctgctttattttttaaatagtgAATTTCTGCTTACTAAATTCATATACTTTTATACATCAACATCATAAGAGAAAATTAACACGGTCAAGTCATTCCAGTGATAATTATAATTGCCATAATAAAAGACAGAGTTAGTGAGTGAGTATTCTGAAAAATGAATTAAACAAAATGTAAGATCCTAGGACAATTACTGTATGAGATTAAGTAAATATTGACAGTGTAATAATTCTTATGCATTATTTTCGTGgacatatatattttaaaatatttatggatagttttatatttacaaaacataacattacaaatcctatacaaaacatgctttatatttaaaaaaaaaattatttttaaattattttttattttttaaaaatcattttttaaaaaaatatttttttattttaaaataaataaatatattttttaatttatttttattttttaaaaaaattaatattttttttttgctgacttaaaaagtttgctcaaaatttagtgtatgaaaaatgtatgaaatgtgtatatttcgttcaaggcttaaaaagctcaaaattgtgtgtatgaaaacaaatgaaatttgtatcttgctcatgtcttaaaatttcgctcacattttcatgtataaagttcatgttagatttctgtaaaattaatacaactacaacaacattgtaacaattttcatacaatattcaaggcttaaagttttcgctcaaaattttgtatatgaaaattatattaaaatttttgctcacacatacacatttcatacaactttcatacacgtAAATATGAGGTAAtaagccattgagcaaaaaaaaaaaaaaattaatatttaaaaaaatatatataaaaattattttttttaaaaataaaatatttttttaaaaaaaatatttttttataaaaaatatatatattttcgggaaaaaaaataaaaaaaaacgaaaaatatatgaaaatccgtcatgttttgtaatatatcgttatgttttggaATAAGGGAAAAAGTttccaaatatttctttaacatgtatatatacgtagttttcccttattttaataaatttttttaaaaaaaaaagttttcagtttataagcaaaaaaaaaataagttgagtcccaacttatttttttggactTATTTTAAAGACAAAACGGGCTTAATAATTTAACTACCACATACTCTATATCAAATAAATAGACTTATTTTTGGGTTACTAGTCTCATTTtcattaaattaatatttttaatataaacaCGAAAAAAGAGAGTACTTTTTTTAATGCAACGTTACCAGTGACGTGAAGAGGAACAACGAGAGAAAGAAGAACATCTTTGAAGCTGTATCGAATCTTCCAGTAATTGATGCCCAAGCCAAGCTAGCCATACTTGGAGCTGCAGAGAACAAGAAGAAAACCGGCCTTAACATAGCCGGTAGCCGGTCACTTCCAGATAATCTTTGATACAACGTAACAAAAAGCACCAAATAATGAACCATCCCCAATGAAAACATGCAAACAGAAACCTCTTGCCAGCCCATTTTAGCCGCGGCTCGAGCCCCGACTAAGTTCCCTATGACCGATAAATGGCTCGTCGGGTTAGCCACGGCTGTTAGAAAGCGTTTCCCCTTAGTGAACCATTGTCCATAAATTTTCACATCTAAAATTATAACCGGAACCGCAAAAACCCACCAAAGAGCTTTGTAAGCAACGTGTTTTGGAGCTATAAAGGGGTAGGATTCAAGCAGAATAAGCCAGGAAATCCAAGGGGCAAAAAGGTAATTGACACCAACATGGTGTAGAAACTCTCCCTTGACTAAATTAAATCGAAAGACGCATTTCAAGAGGTAGAGTAAAGAAAGTAGAACCAGAATCAACAGGGCAAATGACCATAGGAAAATTAGAACGGGACGGTAGATCATTTGAGGCACGCGATGTAAGAATTTCGTTTCGTTATTAGTTGGGTCGAGAAGTGTTTTCCATAATAAAGCTTCCCAACACAGAGATAGGCTTATTCTGAAATAGCCTGCATGAATCCTCGTTAGCATTAAGGAAACAAATCGTAGTCCAATGAAAGCGAGAAGACCGTAGCCTTCTCGCTTTtctgaagaagaaggaggagaaggacAATCATCGATCAGAATATCGATATCtggtatagtattttggttTTCAGTATCTGTATTAGGTGTTGGAATATCATCTAATACTGGGGTGATTCTCATCGACATATTTGTATGAGTTATGGAGTTTAATCTCTGGTGAGTGATTTTTATAGCGGAGAGTTGAGAATGGGGACAAATGAACGAAGATTAAATTAAGTGAAAATTGGGTTAGCTAGATGAGAACGTAGACAAAGGAATTAATTAAAAAGAGTACCAAACCAAAATTTCCGTCTAGTTCGCTGAGGTGCATGCAGGCAGGTACAAACTGAGCTAATATTATTTGAGTGGTACGATTTATGAGTTTACTTTCTACGCCAATGGAAAAGATATTTACGTTGTAAAAGATCT
Coding sequences within it:
- the LOC132033166 gene encoding S-type anion channel SLAH1-like gives rise to the protein MSMRITPVLDDIPTPNTDTENQNTIPDIDILIDDCPSPPSSSEKREGYGLLAFIGLRFVSLMLTRIHAGYFRISLSLCWEALLWKTLLDPTNNETKFLHRVPQMIYRPVLIFLWSFALLILVLLSLLYLLKCVFRFNLVKGEFLHHVGVNYLFAPWISWLILLESYPFIAPKHVAYKALWWVFAVPVIILDVKIYGQWFTKGKRFLTAVANPTSHLSVIGNLVGARAAAKMGWQEVSVCMFSLGMVHYLVLFVTLYQRLSGSDRLPAMLRPVFFLFSAAPSMASLAWASITGRFDTASKMFFFLSLFLFTSLICRPALFKKSLRKFNVAWWAYSYPVTLLALASTRYAKEVKGKVPHAIMLTLSSLSVLVIIALLLSTALYSNMLLPDDDPSLTLKLPKHSSEYSDQRRIQNFK